GTTGTCATTTTTGATTTTGCCTGCGCTGCCTTCGTAGTTGACATTGTACGGAGGGTCGGTGATGACCAGGTTGGCTTTGGTGCCACCCATCAGAAGGTCATAGGTTTCGGCCTTGGTGCTGTCACCGCAGATCAGACGGTGGCGACCGAGCGTCCAGACGTCACCGGGCTTGGTCATGGTGGGCTGTGCCAGTTCTGCGCCTACATCGAAATCATCATCTTTGACGCCGTCCTTGAGGGTGTCCTTAAACAGAGCATCGATCTCGGCAGGTTCAAAACCAGTAAGGGACACATCGAAGTCAGCACCCTGCAAATCTGCAATGAGCAGAGCCAACTTGTCCTTGTCCCAATCGCCGCTGATTTTATTGAGAGCAATATTGAGGGCTTTTTCCTTTTCCTCATCCATTGCCACCACAACGCAGTCTACTTCGGTCATGCCCATATCCATCAGCACCTTCAGACGCTGATGACCGCCAACCACACGGCCGGTGGTCTGATTCCAAATGACGGGTTCCACATAGCCGAACTGCTCAATGGAGCGTTTCAGTTTTTCATATTCCGCATCTCCGGGCTTGAGGTCTTTGCGAGGGTTGTAGTCGGCAGGCAGAAGGTCTGCCGTGTTCTTTTTCTCAATAATCATACAAGACCCCACTCGGCAAATGCCTCAAAGCCACCAACGGACTTGATGTAGGCTCTTGCCGTTTCCACGATTTCCTCGTAGGGAATGCCACCGACAGTCTCATCACCGATGGCGCAGCAGAACTGAACAGGCTTGCCGGTCTCCTGGGCCTTGAGCCAAGCGTAGATATTCACGCTGACGTCAGCCTTGGAGAGGTCTTTGCCGTGGAGACCACCGCCAGTTACGGAGTCGGCCATATCGCTGCCCAACTTGCGGTTGGTAGCACCAGTATCCACATCCGTGCCGCCGGTCCAGTCACCGAGCGGATTGATTTCTGCGGCGGGATAGATTTCACGGAGATGGTCAGCCTTTGCGTTGCTCTGGCAGATGATGACCCTGCCGTTGTCGATGATGTACTTGCCATCAAAGGGGTAGGCATTGTAGATGTCAGTGGCAACGCTCACCAGTTCCTTCTGCTCGGCAGTCACAGGCACACCCTTGAAGATACCGTTGTCACCGCAGCGGATAGCACCACTCTGATTTCGGGAAAGGTGGACATCCTGGGGAACTTCGGAGTAATCAACATTGAGGAAGCCTGCGATGCGGTGAACGGCGGCAGTCACATCATCAATAGAAAGCTGCACGGAAGTCTCTGCGATGATATGGCAGGTTCCGTGACCGATGAGAACCTCCACTGCGATGCGCGGGTTTCTCTCGGATTTATATGCCAGGTCGACGAGCGCCCCGGCAATGCGGTCGGCAATCTTATCGGGATGTGCCGGATTTACTTTTTCAAACATAATCAACCGTTTCCTTTCCTTGCTCGAAGCAATCGTTCCATTACATCATCCTGGGGATTTGCACCGTTATATTCGCCGGTGCAGTTCTCACGGACGATCTGGTAAATTTCCGACCACAGGCGGTTTGCCTGGGTCATGTATGTGTTTGCGATAGCCACATAGGGTGACTGGATCGCTGCACCCGTGGTAGGGTGCTTTGCCAGAAAGCCCAACTCACTGGTGAGGGACTCACACTGAATCCATCTGGCGCTTGCCATAGCGAAGCGTTCAATTAGCTGCGGAGAAATGATGGCGGCGCATCCACGGTCGGACAGCCATCTCCATACATTTTCATAAATCTTGGCAGCACAGAGTGTAGAGCCGTCTTTCTGTTTTGCGGAAAGGAACTCGGAGGGCTTGGGCATTGGCTGCCCCTCCAGATCAGCCGCGCTGTCTTTGAAATCAATTACAGTCAGCGGTCGCTTGCCAGGGTTACCATCCGCAATCTTGTCCGCAATCGGCTTTTTCGGTCTGCCGCCGGAGCCGGGTTTTGGTCCTCTCTGACCCATATTTTCACACCTCCTTCATGCCGGGGTCTATTCCCCCGAAAACTTATGCGATTTTCCACACGGACCCCCAGGCCCGTTGCACGGGATA
This region of Aminipila luticellarii genomic DNA includes:
- a CDS encoding site-specific DNA-methyltransferase; this encodes MIIEKKNTADLLPADYNPRKDLKPGDAEYEKLKRSIEQFGYVEPVIWNQTTGRVVGGHQRLKVLMDMGMTEVDCVVVAMDEEKEKALNIALNKISGDWDKDKLALLIADLQGADFDVSLTGFEPAEIDALFKDTLKDGVKDDDFDVGAELAQPTMTKPGDVWTLGRHRLICGDSTKAETYDLLMGGTKANLVITDPPYNVNYEGSAGKIKNDNMADEAFYNFLLDAYTQMHSAMADDASIYVFHADTEGLNFRRAFADAGFYLSGCCIWKKQSLVLGRSPYQWQHEPCLYGWKKNGKHQWYTGRKETTIWEFDKPKKNGDHPTMKPIPLLAYPIMNSSMSNSVVLDPFGGSGSTLIACEQTDRICYTVELDEKFCDVIVKRYIEQVGGSDGVTVQRDGLTYKYSEVEVQHE
- a CDS encoding S-adenosylmethionine synthetase N-terminal domain-containing protein, whose amino-acid sequence is MFEKVNPAHPDKIADRIAGALVDLAYKSERNPRIAVEVLIGHGTCHIIAETSVQLSIDDVTAAVHRIAGFLNVDYSEVPQDVHLSRNQSGAIRCGDNGIFKGVPVTAEQKELVSVATDIYNAYPFDGKYIIDNGRVIICQSNAKADHLREIYPAAEINPLGDWTGGTDVDTGATNRKLGSDMADSVTGGGLHGKDLSKADVSVNIYAWLKAQETGKPVQFCCAIGDETVGGIPYEEIVETARAYIKSVGGFEAFAEWGLV
- a CDS encoding P27 family phage terminase small subunit, translating into MGQRGPKPGSGGRPKKPIADKIADGNPGKRPLTVIDFKDSAADLEGQPMPKPSEFLSAKQKDGSTLCAAKIYENVWRWLSDRGCAAIISPQLIERFAMASARWIQCESLTSELGFLAKHPTTGAAIQSPYVAIANTYMTQANRLWSEIYQIVRENCTGEYNGANPQDDVMERLLRARKGNG